A single window of Chloracidobacterium sp. DNA harbors:
- a CDS encoding VCBS repeat-containing protein — translation MPAPADYDGDGKADAAVFRPSTATWYISPSTGGTTIQAFGIPTDLPVPADYDGDGKADIAVWRPTGVSGAEWWILKSSGGSFATQFGQPTDKAVPGDFTGDGKTDVAYWRPSTGQWFVLRSEDLTFYAFPFGTIGDIPVPGDYDGDGKTDAGVYRPSTLNWYINRSTAGVLIQQFGIAGDTPLPNAFVR, via the coding sequence GTGCCTGCACCGGCGGATTATGACGGCGACGGCAAGGCGGACGCGGCGGTATTCAGGCCTTCGACGGCGACGTGGTATATCAGTCCATCGACCGGCGGCACGACCATACAGGCGTTCGGCATTCCGACCGATCTGCCGGTCCCTGCGGATTACGACGGCGACGGCAAGGCCGACATCGCTGTCTGGCGTCCGACCGGCGTGAGCGGTGCTGAGTGGTGGATACTCAAGAGCTCGGGCGGTTCTTTCGCCACCCAATTCGGCCAACCGACCGACAAGGCCGTTCCCGGAGACTTCACCGGTGACGGCAAGACGGATGTCGCATATTGGCGGCCATCGACCGGACAGTGGTTCGTGCTTAGGAGCGAGGATCTGACGTTCTATGCGTTCCCGTTCGGCACCATTGGCGATATTCCCGTTCCCGGCGACTACGACGGCGACGGCAAGACCGACGCCGGAGTCTATCGCCCCTCGACCCTCAATTGGTACATCAACCGCTCCACTGCCGGCGTCCTGATTCAGCAATTCGGCATCGCGGGCGATACGCCGCTACCGAACGCGTTTGTGCGTTGA
- a CDS encoding VCBS repeat-containing protein translates to MKKLSLIIACLVLTVLVVSVARSQSGGSFTITKSVIGGGGGRTAGGAFTLDGTMGEAVAGTTSTGGSFNLTSGFWGGGGNNAANVRSPFDFDGDSKTDISIFRPGPGEWWVLNSSNGGNFATQFGASTDKIVPVDFTGDGKTDVAYWRPSTGFWFVLRSEGFYILRIPVRCQRRCACTGGL, encoded by the coding sequence ATGAAGAAACTCAGTTTGATAATCGCGTGTTTGGTGTTGACCGTTTTGGTAGTCAGCGTTGCCCGATCCCAGTCGGGCGGCAGTTTTACGATCACCAAGTCGGTGATAGGCGGAGGCGGGGGGCGAACTGCGGGCGGGGCTTTCACGCTCGACGGCACGATGGGCGAGGCGGTCGCCGGGACGACATCGACTGGCGGGTCATTTAACCTGACGAGTGGTTTCTGGGGCGGCGGCGGAAATAACGCAGCCAATGTGCGTTCGCCGTTCGACTTTGACGGTGATTCCAAAACCGACATTTCGATCTTCAGGCCGGGGCCGGGTGAATGGTGGGTGTTGAACAGTTCGAACGGCGGCAATTTTGCGACGCAGTTCGGAGCCTCGACCGACAAGATCGTGCCGGTGGACTTTACGGGTGACGGCAAGACGGATGTCGCGTACTGGCGGCCTTCGACCGGGTTTTGGTTTGTGCTGAGAAGCGAGGGATTTTACATTCTACGGATTCCCGTTCGGTGCCAACGGCGATGTGCCTGCACCGGCGGATTATGA